The genomic stretch TTCGCTATCGTCTCTCCGACCCCCCACACCACCAGAGAACCAAATGATATTCTGATAGATTATCAAGAAAACGACATCTTGATCATCGACACGGCGGGTATCAGGCGTAAGGCTAAAATAGAAAAAGATAGTTTGGAATATCTAGGGGTAAGGATGTCTGCCAGCGCCTTATATAGAGCTGATGTGGTACTAATGGTGGTCGATATCAGCCAAGAAATAGCACACCAAGACCAACAGTTGGCAAAGATGGTCGCCGAAAAGGGGTCTGGAGTGATTATTATTATAAATAAATATGATTTGGCAAGGGGTGGAGAAAAAGACAAAACTGCTGAAGATTATTTGAATTATATAAAACACTATTTCCCTCATTTGGCTTTTGCCCCAAGGATTTTGGTGAGCGCTAAAACTGGCTGGAATACGGAAAAAATATTAAAATTAGTCTTGGAGGTAGCGGCGGCACAAAAAACAAAGGTGTCGGATAATGCGCTCAGTAAATTTTTGAAGCAGATAATAAAAAAACAGCCTCCAGTCAGAAAAAGGATAAATGTCCGCGGCCGGGTCGCGGTCCGCAGAGCTTTTATCACCAAACTCCAGCAGATAGATACTGCACCGCCGGTATTTAGTTGTGAGATAGATACCGATGATGAGCTGCCGGAAAGCTATAAACAATATATAATTAATAGTCTCCGGGAAAAATTCGGTTTTTTGGGATCACCCATAAAACTAGTAATCAGACACAAAAAATCTTAAGTTATGTTTTTAATTGTAGGGCTCGGCAATCCAGGCAAAGAATACCAAAATACTAGGCACAATGCCGGCTTTGCGGCGATTGATTTTTTGGTTGAACATGAAAAGCTCGGGGAATTAAAAAAACAGAAAAAACTTAAAGCAGAGGTATCGGAGAGCAAGATAGATAACCAAAAAATAATTTTAGCCAAGCCGCAAACTTTTATGAATAATTCTGGTGAGGCAGCCACGATAATGAAAAAATTCTGGCAGGTCGATAATAAAAATATCATAATTGTCTATGACGAACTGGATCTGCCAGTAGGCAAAATAAGGGTGCGCGATGAAGGATCCTCGGCCGGACACAATGGTATCAAATCAATTATAGAAAAGCTGGGCACGGATAAATTTTGGCGGGTGCGCATTGGTATAAAAAATGAATTAAAAGAAAAAATGGAAGCGGCTGATTTTGTCCTATCAAAATTTTCTAGGGAAGAGAAAAAAATGCTGGTAAAAGAAATATTACCAAAAGTCACTGAAGAGATTAAAAAAATCATAACCTAACCGGCTTTTTGATAAATAATTTTATCTTTTGATTTTTATATTTTGATTTTTTAACGTGTCTTTACTCTCACAATCGATATACCAACAAAAACAAAAAAAAGACCATAAAAAATGGTATGTTTTGCCGTATGAGGATGTTCTGCTACAGCTAAAAACCGACAAAAATGGTCTTGATGAAAAAGAGGTATTGGCCCGGAAAGAAAAATACGGGGACAACCGCCTACCAATAAAAGAAAAAGAAACCAAACTAAACCTGCTCCTAAAGCAATTTAAAGGGTCTTTGGTTTATGTGCTTCTGGGTGCGAGTGCTATTAGTTTTTTTTGGGGTGATCACACAAATGCTTGGGTTATTCTTTTGGCAATATTAATAAATGTAATAATGGGCTTTTATCAGGAAAATAAAGCCAAAAAATCACTGCTCGCCCTAAAAAAAATAGCCGTTAATTATTGTAAGGTTTTGAGAGATAAGAGAGAGCGCCAAATAATGGCTGAGGAGCTGGTGCCCGGTGATGTTGTTTTCTTGACCGCTGGTGATAGGGTGCCGGCGGATATGCGCTTGATAAAGGTAAACAATCTGAGAATAGGTGAATCCCCTCTGACTGGCGAATCAATAGAGATTGAAAAAACACACAAGCCGCTGGCCGGTGATTTGGTTTTGGGTGACCAAATAAATATGGCTTTTATGGGCACGCAAGTAGTCCAGGGCAATGGCATTGGCGTGGTTGTGGCCATCGGTCAAGAAACCCAAATCGGCAAAATAGCCTCTCTGGTTTCGGAAACAATAGATGTGGAGACGCCGCTACAAAAAAAATTATCCTCTTTTGCTAAAAAACTGAGTTGGGCGGCAATTATTATTTGTCTTTTTGTTTTTTTGGTCGGAGTGGTATTGGGCTATGATGCCGAACAGATATTTTTGACTTCCGTAGCAATATCGGTGGCGATTATCCCAGAGGGATTACTGGTGGTAATGACTGTTCTCTTGGCTTTTAGCATTCAGCGAATATTGAAAGACAAGGCTCTGGTAAAACAACTGCTGGCGGCAGAGACACTGGGCTCGACTACGGTAATTTGTACTGACAAAACAGGGACGGTTACTGATGGAGAGATGCGCGTGGTGGAAATAAATACTCTAGATTATAGTTTTGATCTTTTCGCCGGCGAGCCAGAGGATAAAATAAAAGGTGGGGATGAACTTTTGGCCTTGTTGAAAATAATGGTGCTTTGTAATAATGCCTATATAGAAAACCCAGAGGTGGAGCTGGAACATAGAATTGTCCGTGGTTCTCCGACAGAAAAAGCCCTTCTGATGGCAGCGGCCAATTTGGGACTAGAGAAAAGTCGCCTAGACAAAGAAGAGCCGAGACTAGAAGAGCTGCCTTTTGATAGCGCCTGGAAATATATGATGACCCTGAACCGGGGTAAAGAAGAAAATTATACTTATTTAAAGGGCGCCCCTGAGTCAGTGCTGGGATTCTCAAAATATATTTATTCTTCAAAGGAACAAAATAAATTGATAAGCGATACCGAGAGAGATTTTTTGATCAAGAAACACCAAGA from Candidatus Kuenenbacteria bacterium encodes the following:
- a CDS encoding aminoacyl-tRNA hydrolase, giving the protein MFLIVGLGNPGKEYQNTRHNAGFAAIDFLVEHEKLGELKKQKKLKAEVSESKIDNQKIILAKPQTFMNNSGEAATIMKKFWQVDNKNIIIVYDELDLPVGKIRVRDEGSSAGHNGIKSIIEKLGTDKFWRVRIGIKNELKEKMEAADFVLSKFSREEKKMLVKEILPKVTEEIKKIIT
- the der gene encoding ribosome biogenesis GTPase Der; translated protein: MLGSVVIIGRANVGKSTLFNRLSESKKAMVSRIPGTTRDLKYAEVRWQGKVFELVDTGGFLAEEKKEIKSLSKKQEKKIKMAAKDNVDKQVELRARAALEKSDLVLMVVDAIEGLNPQDKKIADFVRKSGKQKILVVNKCENNERRAQAGEFYKLGLGEPALLSAASGGGTGDLVDLIIKKFKGIKKTKEKKAKRPRIKVAIVGKPNVGKSSLLNTLAKEEFAIVSPTPHTTREPNDILIDYQENDILIIDTAGIRRKAKIEKDSLEYLGVRMSASALYRADVVLMVVDISQEIAHQDQQLAKMVAEKGSGVIIIINKYDLARGGEKDKTAEDYLNYIKHYFPHLAFAPRILVSAKTGWNTEKILKLVLEVAAAQKTKVSDNALSKFLKQIIKKQPPVRKRINVRGRVAVRRAFITKLQQIDTAPPVFSCEIDTDDELPESYKQYIINSLREKFGFLGSPIKLVIRHKKS
- a CDS encoding HAD-IC family P-type ATPase is translated as MSLLSQSIYQQKQKKDHKKWYVLPYEDVLLQLKTDKNGLDEKEVLARKEKYGDNRLPIKEKETKLNLLLKQFKGSLVYVLLGASAISFFWGDHTNAWVILLAILINVIMGFYQENKAKKSLLALKKIAVNYCKVLRDKRERQIMAEELVPGDVVFLTAGDRVPADMRLIKVNNLRIGESPLTGESIEIEKTHKPLAGDLVLGDQINMAFMGTQVVQGNGIGVVVAIGQETQIGKIASLVSETIDVETPLQKKLSSFAKKLSWAAIIICLFVFLVGVVLGYDAEQIFLTSVAISVAIIPEGLLVVMTVLLAFSIQRILKDKALVKQLLAAETLGSTTVICTDKTGTVTDGEMRVVEINTLDYSFDLFAGEPEDKIKGGDELLALLKIMVLCNNAYIENPEVELEHRIVRGSPTEKALLMAAANLGLEKSRLDKEEPRLEELPFDSAWKYMMTLNRGKEENYTYLKGAPESVLGFSKYIYSSKEQNKLISDTERDFLIKKHQEMSKKGLRVLACGYKKVGGSIKSLKTIEKNDFIFVGFVGLKDPLRPEVKQAIEETKKAGIKTVIITGDHELTARTIARELGLPSEAKNIMSGERLAKLKESELKEIVPEISIYARVAPEDKLKIVRAWQDRGEVVAMTGDGINDAPALKKADIGVAVNSGTDVSKETADIVLLDNNFLTIVKAVKEGRVIFDNIKKVILYFLSDGLAEVIAVGVGMLLGWPLPLLASQIIWINLINDTFPGIAMAKEPPDDHIMSQPPKKPGDSLMPRKTAILALMISIMAALGALFLFNFFYRQTGDIALARTVAFTFLAIKTLLYIFSARNLYTPIWKTNLFNNKYLILALIAGLTMQTFVVYNNFANNIFQTTHIGLLEWLVVILACVLLVGMIELIKIFYYKKEEAK